The segment TGCAGGATTGGTATTGACTTAGAAATGTTACCTTTAATATTGTCAAAAGAATGTCCAGAAAACTGTTTTCATAATGAGAaacaagaaataagaaatgaccATGAAGGGTCATCAGGGGTCATCAGAGGTCATCAGGGGTCATCAGCATCAGCCGCTTCACATCAGctctgcaggtcagaggtcaacctcagagtgacatcatcattgtctGGCTATGATTCAGCAGCATGACTCAACGTTTTGACCGACAGgaggctcctgattggctgtgcTGATACTGAGCCTCaggtgtctgtctctctctgtgtctgtctctctctcagcatgTCGGTGTCGCCCGccctctctgacctgtctcgcCTCTATCAGACGGAGTTTGTGCGCAGCGCCCGGGCGGTGGGTGTGCTCTGGGCCGTCTGCACGCTCTGCTTCGCCATCATCCAGGTGGTCGTCCTGGTGCAGCCGTCCTGGATCGGCACCGCCGGCGGACGCCACCAGGGGGCGGGGCCCGCTCCGCCCAGCGGCACCCTGGGACTGTTTGAGGTGCGTTCACAGCCTGATGGACGGTCGGGAAGAACACGACTTGATTTGATCGCTTTCAGCCCAAAAATTAAAccagccaaaacaaaatgaaacgaatgaatgaatacaaaaaaatataaaaaaaaaatttcaacttgtaactttttgcacatttgtgggTCGTTACTTCTTGTTGctcatttcctttttcctgtgttttagaactaaatcaaatgaatctgctcaAAGGcttaatcctgtgtgtgtgtgtgtgtgtgtgtgtgtgtgtgtgtgtgtgtgtcaggtgtgtgtggagacgGACTGGCCCGTGCCGGACTGCCGTGGCGGTCTGTCCAGCCTGACGCCGCTGCCGGCCTTCCAGTCGGTGGCGGTGCTGGTGGGCGTGTCTCTCTGGTCGGTCTGGACCAGCGtcgtctgtctctgcctcttcagGTTCTGTAACGCCGCCACCGTCTATAAGATCTGCGCCTGGCTGCAGCTCACCGCAGGTCAGGGGGCGGGGGTCAGtgtcacacctgtctgtctctccctcacctgtctgcctctcaccggtctgtgtgtgtctctctgcaggaTTCTGTCTCGCTCTCGCCTGTCTGCTGTTCCCAGACTCCTGGGAGAGCGCCGAGATGCGAGCTCTGTGTGGAGACACGGTGAGTcaccacaggaagtgatgtcatcaccCCGCTCAGgaggtgatgacatcaccctgcacaggaagtgatgtcgtCACCCCGCTCAGGAGGTGATGACATCACTCCGCTCAGgaggtgatgacatcaccctgcacaggaagtgatgtcgtCACCCCGCTCAGGAGGTGATGACATCACTCCGCTCAGGAGAAGTAGATGAGAAGTGTTATATCATCATTTTGATGatataacagtaataaatataacaacacaaacaataacaacaataataaaaaaagattttatttgtgCGATTCtcactttacaaaaaaaaaacccataaaaatcacaacaacaaataaaataaagctgaaaaattAAATCAAGTAGAGAATTTAACACGATCATgtttgatgatttattgattacaCTGATGATATTGATCCTGTATTGatgatatcactgatgcttaaccttaaccttaaggCTTAACCTTGATTGGTGATGCTGGTCCTGTACTGCTTTGatattgatactgatattgatattgatattgatattgatattggtCGTGGTCCAGGTGAGCAGCTTCTCCCCGGGCTCCTGCTCCGTCCACTGGGCCTACATCCTGGCCATCCTGGGCGTCCTGGACGCCGCCATCTTGGCCACACTGGCCTTCGTCCTCGCCAACAGACAGGACGCCCTGCTGCCGCCCGACAGCAAGGAGGGTGAGACAGgaccattttcaaaataaaagtcctctCAGGTGTACCTGACCTCCTGTTAAcgcctcctctctgtctctgtgcagtCACCACCGGCCTGCTGATGTCAGCCTGACCAGCCAGGTGAGTCTCCTGATGACTCAGCATTTAcacacctgaaccacctgaaccacacctgaaccacctgaaccacacctgaaccacctgaaccacaCCTGAACCTCACCTGAACCACACCTGAACCACACCTGAACcacacctgaaccacctgaacctcacctgaaccacctgaaccacacctgaaccacctgaaccacacctgaaccacctgaacctcACCTGAACCACACCTGAACcacacctgaaccacctgaacctcacctgaaccacctgaaccacacctgaaccacctgaaccacctgaaccacctgaacctcACCTGGCTCTCCTGGCTCTCCTGGCTCTCCTGGCTCACCTGGTCCAGGGGGCTTCTAACTTCAACCCCATTTGAACTCATTTTGTCTGCAGTGTGGCTGAT is part of the Myripristis murdjan chromosome 7, fMyrMur1.1, whole genome shotgun sequence genome and harbors:
- the lhfpl4b gene encoding LHFPL tetraspan subfamily member 3 protein, with product MSVSPALSDLSRLYQTEFVRSARAVGVLWAVCTLCFAIIQVVVLVQPSWIGTAGGRHQGAGPAPPSGTLGLFEVCVETDWPVPDCRGGLSSLTPLPAFQSVAVLVGVSLWSVWTSVVCLCLFRFCNAATVYKICAWLQLTAGFCLALACLLFPDSWESAEMRALCGDTVSSFSPGSCSVHWAYILAILGVLDAAILATLAFVLANRQDALLPPDSKEVTTGLLMSA